A stretch of DNA from Acipenser ruthenus chromosome 21, fAciRut3.2 maternal haplotype, whole genome shotgun sequence:
tggaggttccttgcaagtttggggctgcatttctgcaaatggagttggggatttggtcagaatgaatggtctcctcaatgctgagaagtacaggcagatacttctccatcatgcaataccatcagggaggtattccatctgattggccccaaatttattctgcagcatgacaacaaccccaaacatacagcgaaagtcattaagaacgatcttcagcataaagaagaacaaggagtcctggaagtgatggtatggcccccacagagccctgatctcaacatcatcgagtctgtctgggattacatgaagagagagaagcaactgagactgcctaaatccacagaagaactgtggttagttctccaagatgtctgggccaacctacctgccgagttccttcaaaaactgtgtgcaagtgtacctagaagaattgatgctgttttgaaggcaaagggtggtcacaccaaatattgatttgatgtagatttttcttctgttcactcactttgcattttgttaattgttaaatataaactatattaatatgtctatttttgaaagcattctttctttacagcattttttcgtacctgcctaaaacttttgtacaatactgtgtgtgtatatattatatatatattatataatttgtgAAAGTACAATTAATAATGTTTTTGGTGATAgcacttttttaaatattatttttgatttagagtgcccaattatatTACCTCCAATTtacaatgtccaattatgttttccCCTCACAGCTCCGGAGGTTCAGTGAGCGACCAAGTCACTTTCCTCTTTACCACCTAGGACCTGGAGAGCGGATGTCACCGCGCTACCAGCCTCTGGACGACAAAGGCCATCACTGCTGGTGCCCGCTCGAGGCAACTGGCCAACTTTGCCCCCGCGGGatcgccagagccaatgtgacgcttcGTTCGGAATCCGCAGCGTGACAGTAAACATGGACACAATGAAGCCTTCTTAGGTATACCGGTAAGTTAATGATCAgtagatgtgtcagccgcacgaacaaagcgtgtggttttcacttaCTCTACTGTGCAGTAATAAAAAGGTACAAccaaaaatagaaacaaaaacatatgtTGTACTTCTCATAAACTGCATGGATCCACATAGTTGAACCTATTTTGTATATTCTGGCAATATAAATCTATATGCCATAAtacaaaccaaagaaaaaaaacatttaagctgATCTCTTTCCGCAATTTTTTCTATTTACAATTTCTGGTTGATAAACAGTTTTCTAGTTGCCAAGCCAAGCACAGCCTTTTCTGTAAATCGTTTAGAATATGCAGAGATTTTACTTCATCTTAAACCTTACCTGCTTCCAAACACTGTATTGCTTTCCTGTCAGAAAACGGATGGCCAACTGGAATTTATCCCTGGAGTTCTATGTGTTGGGAGTGGATCGGGCCTTCACATGTTTGCACCCATGGAAAACAATTGTTCCTTCATGTATAACATTTCAAATAATGATTTATGTTTTGACAAGCAGATACCCACACCCTGAAGATTAAGCAGTGTCTTTTCATGGGTGGCTGGTATTTTCAAAGAGTTTCAAAGTGTTGTAATAtgttgttttataaattaaattttGTTTCTGAGTCATTCTTTGTTAATTTCAGCAATATATGGATTGCAAAAGCAGAGGTACAAAATACAAGGACATCCAAATGGAATCACAGAAGCTAAATTGTAGCTTAAAAGTGTAAAATATTACTGTTGCTAGTTAAGTGATATACAGTAGTGCATTGTATcttgctttattttaaagaaacaaaacttATGCAAATTAATATGTCGCTAACATTATGTTTTTACTGTCTAGTTGAACTACCTActtacagcaatctacccattaaaaaagcgataggaattgtatttcaatcccattacACTGAAGCAGCatacaacaagcttggggtttctcagtatttaaacactaagcaaaacagattcattcattcattcattcattcaaattaaTTCAAAACCAAACTAgtgtttgctccagtgcaaagttttcaCAACTTTTCATAAAACAAAGAATGCGTAACAATGGTATCTTTCTATTCCCATTCCAGCCGTcattgcaaaatctgcacattattattttgtcactgtcagctgcatacatcccctcaaaTTCTTtacagcgttgtttaattgttatgcgcgGTTCTCttttccatcacaattttaattccaaAACGACTCACTTCAAATTacacatctgcgcaagtgctagtcagagcttccgtttcccttcagaccgtgtctatggtaacggctgagccttgacaactacgattgcaagtatttatttaaagtattttttgtataaacctcccaatttaaaaatgtcattctatgtttgttttataatgtttttttgtgttatttctttttatatttgcatttcgttttatttcgttAATATGTTACATGTTACATGTTACATTTTGTGTTATTTCCTGTTACACTGATCACTAAGGATAGATCTGCATTGCAAAGGTTTACATCAAGTGTTGTAGCTGGGGTATTGTAGGAGGAGGGCACTGAAacagatatacagtatagaatggaagtgcacaactttatggaatttattttgttagctacaaaaaaaaaacaaaaaaaacagaatgtcttAAACTGCCAAACCACAAAGTACATTTAAAcaacacagttcaaataaaacacaaagttgtttattatttgttttattattgaaataggtaaaaaaaaaaaaaaaaaaaaaaaacatcttacaaCAACCAAGAGAGTTGATAGGTTTTAGCAGTTTGAACATACAGTCATACACAATCAAACCTGAATCTGAATTGAACATTCATTCACACACAAACCTTAATCTGAATTGAACATACATTCACACACAATCAAACCTTAATCTGAACTGAACATACATTCACACACCAACCTTAATCTGAATTGTACATACATTCACACACAAGCAAACCTTAATAAACCTTAATCTGAAAACACCTGTAGGAGGAAACTTCCCTTTTCAAAACAGATTCAGAAGttgattttaaaaacacagaTGTACCATAATTGATATATCCTTCTTGCCATCAGCAAGCTACAGCTCtaaatattattaatttttatGAAGCGATTTTGAAGTATATAGCCCAAGCAtttattatttcatatttatttttataccttTATAAAAGTGAGGTGCTGTGCTTCCTTCAAGCTCATGTCAGCTTCCCTGAGTCATAAACAGTATTCCTCACTTTTTGGTTTGCAAACCATAATTTATGTGATGGGTCATCTCCCCATGACTTATATAGTGCCTGGCCATTTTCGCCGGGGTAGGATTTAAAGCATAGAAGAGCTCCTGCAGAGATTTAACGTCTTCCATTGCATCGTGGGCGTTGTAAGATTTCTTCAAAATCGCCTTCACCAGAGTTTCCTGCTTAAAATTCTTGACACCAGAGTTCCTTAGGAGGTCTCTGGCCAAGGTTAGTGTGTCCAGGAATCCTGTCAACACTTTATTGAACTTGTTTATCAGGTGTAATTCACGCAAAAGCCTAGCCATAATGGGCCAGTCAAACCCCTTGATATTGTGACCTGCGAGCATGGGTCTGTGCAATGTGCCAAGGAAGGCCAGGAAGTCTGTCAAGGCCTCTTCGTGGGTCTTTGTCTCCATGGGAACACCATGTCGGAATAGTGTTTGGTTTGCGACAGTGAATCCAGTGACAGCAGAGGCCCCCTCAGAGATCTGCTGGCGAGGATACGTGTAGACATTGAAGATCTTATCCCCACTGATAGCAGACACTTGGATAATATCACAATGAAAGATATCTGTGTAAAAGGCAAATAATGCAGCTGTCTGATTATGTTGTTTGACTTTGATTCCAAGTCACatcctgtataaatatttaaGAGAACTATAGTTTACCTTTTCCAGTTCTGTAGCTAAAATACAAGAACCACTACTTTATTATGTAGTGGTGCTGGTAGAAACTCAGCTTTGAAATTCAATAAAGCAAGAAAAATTACCCAGTCCGGTGGTCTCCAAGTCAAAGAACACAAGAGTGTCGTCTTCTGTCTGATCACAAGACATGCCTGCACCCTCCTGCACAACAGATCTCTTTGGGCAAGAGTAGACAAGTTGTGTTAAGAGTAGCAATGTTTCCTACCTTGATTAACCCCTACATGTACCACATTTCAGCCTGTAAgttttttttcattgatgttaTAGGACTTCATGCTGGGCAGGCAAAGTGTTTTTGATTAATCCCTGTTAGCAGAATGAACCAACATGgaactgtaatgtgtgtttttaatttatttcaaggTTTGATTAACAATCACACAGAGTACTGTTTAGTTTTGATTCTTTGAATCACTGTTTTCAAATTTAAGACATTATTTCAAACACATTAAGAAGGTGTTTTTTGCTCCATTAGTAATTGATCTAGGGGTCCTAATTTTTAAGTTCTAACAGATGAACACTGTTaaaacacactggtttgtttGTATTCTCTTTTGATTTATCAATGGAGACTTCTACCTACTTTGAGTCCACTTAACATGTTCATGATGCAGTTTACTGTGTTTGTTTCAAtagaggtacagtacagtacagtgcacagtGTGATCACCAGCTGTGCTGTTATTTGATTTGGGCAGTTTACAGGATGTCTCACCACATCAAAACTGCATAACAGTACTTTTGGGCAACAGCAGAAAGAACCAGTAAAAGCTGTGATAAACACTTCATTTCGTCCATGTAAAAACAGATTGAAAATGTCTAAAAATAAACAGGTGGTATCTGTATATTCCTGTTGCAATcttgttaaacaaaaaacaaaaacaaaaacaaaagagacACAAAACCATGATGCTTTCTTACCCAATCCGATTGCATTTCTGATTCTGCACTTTGTATCTCACAAGGTCTAAAAGGGAAAAAGTGTTCAGGTGTTTAACTTTCAGTGTTTTGAAAGCCCTTATGGAAGATTGTGACATTAgtctatttaaatgtaaaaagctCTGACTGCAATGGAACATATCAGCTcctataatatttttgtttggcaTGGTTTCCTTTTAGAAatagtaaattcaatgacaatgtTTCCAGTTTTACCAAACtggtttaccctggtttgacacGTTTATTAATATGCATTTGCCATACCTCGCTTTTCTTTCCCGTGCtcacatatgctttaccatgctttcactgtgcttcattacactttgctatgcttttaatagGGTAAACATTTAATAACGGGTAGTTCCATAACGATTAAACAACTTCCACACAAAACATTTCACTTTCGGGGCGTCACTTGTAGGCAGAATTTCCATCAACCCGTGTGGTTTACTGTAAGTATacttaaaaagtgttttaatataGTACATTATACAGTTATACCGCTGCAATTACTAATAAAGTGGGAGGAGATACTCTGACTGCTGCATACGTACTGAAGTTAAATCAGTTTCGATTTAGGGCAATCCGGAATTAAAGTTTCCAATTCCCAGCTCTCATTTCATAACTTCCTGTTTGTTGAATAATATTCCATGAAGTAACTATAAAACTGTAAGGTGCAGCGGCaggtgacataaaaaaaaaaccctgatacaGTACATTGATTTGGGCAGACGTGTTATCTGTGTTCTCTCGGGGGGCATGCCACTGTAGTACTCAGAAAAGTGCTGTCATTTACAATGGAAAAGCAGAGCAAGCACGGTAAACACATCTGTTACGCATGGCAAATGATTAGCCGTGGGAAGAAAATATTACAGTAGGTAAATCGCGAAATTACCCTTCAAATTTACCACAGCAAACGTTACGACAGAGAAAAGTTACTAAAACATACAAAATCAGTATTTTCACAATAAGTACCGTATAATCAAAATCGAAACACTGCAGAAAATTGCAGTATATTCTACCGGAGTGCTTTTGAAAATGAATTGGACTGCGGATTGAATACACTCAACTAGTCTAGGGGGAAACATGTTGGTAATTATTACCGCTAAAGTTTACTGAAGACGAAAATAGTTCTAAGCAAAGTTttaaaattggtttaattaacAAACCactaaaaaagatatatacagaAACACTTACCAGTTACCGGTGAATAGACGTTTATCGGACAGATGTTCAAAGTTCAAGACTGAAAAGCTAGAATGTCCTTATTCTTTACGCACAACCATTAATATTATGAGTAAGCAGGGGCGTTGTCGAAAGCGATCATATAGGATGTGGTCTCCCTTACTAATATTCATTTAACCAATTGTAATAGGTTTTCCTTAGGTCtccctgaaattaaaaaaaaaatattgccttCTTCAATTACAGATTACTATGATACTGTATGTGATACTACAATATTTACTCGTTCTTTACTATTTACTGCAGTGAATTATCTGAAATGACTTTAATGTAGTGTGTTTTGCAGTATCCGTCACAAAACGTACAGCATAGGGTATTTGACACAGGTCctatgtatttgaatgtttttatgtATTGTGTGTTCCTTGCCATCTGGACTTTGTTCTTTGTGTGGTTACCCTGAGTATTCATTCCAGAAATATCAGAAAGTACCAGTTGCTATTTAAACcaccactatatatataatttgcaaaatagtacagaaaaaaacatttacagtagtAATTTGCTGTTCATACATTATTTCTGAAAGATTGTATTAAACCGCAGGTCACTAAAACCTCTTTGAAAGCACAATATTTCCACTTCATAATAATTTATAGTCAATACTAATTAATACGAAATCACCTATAAGTACAGCTCTGTTCAGATTAGCACcgaacagaaaatgatataccctatggtagtgccaataaacattaaacaacttCCATTGAACAATTTCATTCTTGAGCTTCACTTGCAGGCAACAATATAGTATTTACTGTAGAATACTGCAATACatggcagtattttttttataagggttatCCAAAATTAGCTTTATAAAGAGGTCACGTGTTTCAAAGGAAACAAACAATAAGCTAttcttcaattaaaaataaagaagcagcattaccctggtgaataaaatgtaaataaacacaaaacacaacaaagtaGGTTTTACAAATTGTAAGTGGATTTTAATCAGCCAGTATAAAAGAATTATTTGGGAGCATCAGAGTAAATTGCAGTTTTCTGTATTTATGTGCTGTGAGTAGTATATACGATAGTTGCTATTGTCGCAGGTGAcactgaactagttattccatatagtaaaatATTGACTCCTTTGACATGGAGGATCTCggtagctacagctgttggttcatcaattgaatcagattcagttgtattgtgtctaccaactgatgatgtgaggcagaacagtaattggataccagaaaatatgaataacagtgagttttggcctccttcagtgttctggatggaaggcgtacctcgcaaagtgactctgtgcgaacaaaaggaaatataaagaaataatatttacagctaaacgtgtccaactatcttataggaatgaagtcaggccatggaaatccacacctgtgatggagaaacattggatcaagggacttcttgtggaaacaactaagagcgaaacctggtacagaagctgaatcctgctgagaacatatggatatgctgaatatgtactaggcgattttaaatatggaatgtattataaaatgaagtgtcaaagatattaggaaggataaagaaagagtatccttgtaccaccagtggatggctctcttgctccatgaaataggtcagtctacatatggtgctaattaaacatttagcaatctgagaatttttaaaatatatatatatataatgaacgatttaccacaagtatatcttatcttcagaaagcatgacgcttgataaaaagcaccattccggctaaaagtgaacgttaatctacaaatttatgtcaagaaaaacacaagataagaagagactctttatgaccaaaagattaactaacaatccagaggtcttgagaaaaaatcctgtctcggctggattttgtatgaaca
This window harbors:
- the LOC117963214 gene encoding protein PML-like: MQSDWRSVVQEGAGMSCDQTEDDTLVFFDLETTGLDIFHCDIIQVSAISGDKIFNVYTYPRQQISEGASAVTGFTVANQTLFRHGVPMETKTHEEALTDFLAFLGTLHRPMLAGHNIKGFDWPIMARLLRELHLINKFNKVLTGFLDTLTLARDLLRNSGVKNFKQETLVKAILKKSYNAHDAMEDVKSLQELFYALNPTPAKMARHYISHGEMTHHINYGLQTKK